A window from Populus trichocarpa isolate Nisqually-1 chromosome 3, P.trichocarpa_v4.1, whole genome shotgun sequence encodes these proteins:
- the LOC7478188 gene encoding uncharacterized protein LOC7478188 isoform X2: MENTKTDGKEEEEEESVVFEIPLGDAAETFNLEKAVCSHGLFMMSPNHWDPLSLTFSRPLRLSLSDSDPQVSTPTTSLFVSISHPPHLPRSLSVRVYGTRCLSPKHQESLVAQVVRMLRLSETDERNAREFRKIAEAAAAEENNSWLTGFGGRVFRSPTLFEDMVKCILLCNCQWPRTLSMARALCELQCELQCKSSGVFVAQAVNATVKNKCNDTAHNFIPNTSAGKESKRNIRASKVTKNLASKIVETETLLEADANLKTDSAHIGRETLESVENDSCARCSSRHGSDSCAPDSLQSQHGIQPGVNKMICNFPSPRELANLDESFLAKRCNLGYRAIRIIKLAQSIVEGRIPLREVEEDCANGASSSCYNKLADQFRQIDGFGPFTCANVLMCMGFYHIIPTDSETVRHLKQVHAKKSTIQTVQRDVEEIYGKYAPFQFLAYWAELWHFYEKRFGKLSEIPTSDYKLITASNMRSKGGQKNKRTKRC; this comes from the exons atggaaaacacaaaaactgatggaaaagaagaagaagaagaagagagtgtAGTGTTCGAAATTCCACTAGGAGACGCAGCAGAGACATTCAACTTAGAGAAAGCAGTATGCAGCCATGGCTTATTCATGATGTCTCCCAACCATTGGGACCCTCTCTCCCTAACATTCTCTCGACCTTTGCGTCTCTCTCTATCTGATTCTGATCCTCAAGTTTCCACTCCTACTACTTCACTCTTTGTCTCCATCTCTCACCCTCCTCACCTCCCTCGCTCTCTCAGCGTCCGCGTTTATGGCACGCGTTGTCTCTCTCCAAAGCATCAAGAATCACTGGTGGCTCAGGTGGTGAGGATGCTGAGGTTGTCGGAAACAGATGAAAGGAATGCAAGAGAGTTTAGAAAGATAGCAGAGGCGGCAGCCGCGGAGGAAAATAATTCTTGGTTGACAGGTTTTGGTGGGAGAGTGTTTAGGTCTCCCACTTTGTTCGAGGATATGGTCAAGTGCATTCTTCTTTGTAATTGCCA ATGGCCGAGGACTTTGAGCATGGCTAGAGCACTTTGTGAGTTACAGTGTGAACTGCAGTGTAAATCATCTGGTGTGTTTGTTGCTCAAGCTGTGAATGCGACTGTCAAGAATAAATGTAATGACACTGCTCATAATTTTATTCCGAACACGTCTGCTGGTAAAGAGTCCAAGAGAAATATCAGAGCATCTAAAGTTACAAAAAACTTAGCAAGCAAGATTGTGGAAACAGAAACCCTCTTGGAAGCTGATGCTAACTTGAAAACAGATAGTGCCCATATTGGAAGAGAAACTCTGGAGAGTGTAGAAAATGATTCATGTGCAAGATGCAGTTCACGTCATGGGTCTGATTCCTGTGCGCCTGATAGTCTTCAATCTCAGCATGGAATACAACCTGGTGTGAACAAGATGATTTGTAATTTCCCCAGTCCAAGAGAACTAGCAAATCTTGATGAAAGTTTTCTGGCCAAGCGCTGCAATCTTGGCTACCGAGCAATTCGAATCATAAAACTTGCTCAGAGTATTGTAGAAGGGAGGATTCCGCTAAGAGAAGTTGAAGAAGATTGTGCTAATGGAGCAAGCTCTTCTTGCTATAACAAGTTGGCTGATCAGTTTAGACAGATAGATGGATTTGGTCCTTTCACATGCGCAAATGTGCTTATGTGCATGGGATTTTATCATATCATTCCAACTGATTCTGAGACAGTGAGACATCTAAAACAG GTGCATGCAAAAAAATCCACCATTCAAACAGTTCAAAGGGATGTTGAAGAGATATATGGAAAATATGCGCCATTCCAGTTCCTAGCATACTG GGCTGAGTTATGGCACTTCTATGAGAAAAGATTTGGGAAGCTAAGTGAAATACCAACATCTGATTATAAACTTATTACTGCCAGCAATATGAGAAGTAAAGGTGGTCAGAAAAATAAGAGGACTAAAAGATGCTAA
- the LOC7478188 gene encoding uncharacterized protein LOC7478188 isoform X5, translated as MENTKTDGKEEEEEESVVFEIPLGDAAETFNLEKAVCSHGLFMMSPNHWDPLSLTFSRPLRLSLSDSDPQVSTPTTSLFVSISHPPHLPRSLSVRVYGTRCLSPKHQESLVAQVVRMLRLSETDERNAREFRKIAEAAAAEENNSWLTGFGGRVFRSPTLFEDMVKCILLCNCQWPRTLSMARALCELQCELQCKSSGVFVAQAVNATVKNKCNDTAHNFIPNTSAGKESKRNIRASKVTKNLASKIVETETLLEADANLKTDSAHIGRETLESVENDSCARCSSRHGSDSCAPDSLQSQHGIQPGVNKMICNFPSPRELANLDESFLAKRCNLGYRAIRIIKLAQSIVEGRIPLREVEEDCANGASSSCYNKLADQFRQIDGFGPFTCANVLMCMGFYHIIPTDSETVRHLKQVHAKKSTIQTVQRDVEEIYGKYAPFQFLAYCCRRMRPSHDKVVSSVKTS; from the exons atggaaaacacaaaaactgatggaaaagaagaagaagaagaagagagtgtAGTGTTCGAAATTCCACTAGGAGACGCAGCAGAGACATTCAACTTAGAGAAAGCAGTATGCAGCCATGGCTTATTCATGATGTCTCCCAACCATTGGGACCCTCTCTCCCTAACATTCTCTCGACCTTTGCGTCTCTCTCTATCTGATTCTGATCCTCAAGTTTCCACTCCTACTACTTCACTCTTTGTCTCCATCTCTCACCCTCCTCACCTCCCTCGCTCTCTCAGCGTCCGCGTTTATGGCACGCGTTGTCTCTCTCCAAAGCATCAAGAATCACTGGTGGCTCAGGTGGTGAGGATGCTGAGGTTGTCGGAAACAGATGAAAGGAATGCAAGAGAGTTTAGAAAGATAGCAGAGGCGGCAGCCGCGGAGGAAAATAATTCTTGGTTGACAGGTTTTGGTGGGAGAGTGTTTAGGTCTCCCACTTTGTTCGAGGATATGGTCAAGTGCATTCTTCTTTGTAATTGCCA ATGGCCGAGGACTTTGAGCATGGCTAGAGCACTTTGTGAGTTACAGTGTGAACTGCAGTGTAAATCATCTGGTGTGTTTGTTGCTCAAGCTGTGAATGCGACTGTCAAGAATAAATGTAATGACACTGCTCATAATTTTATTCCGAACACGTCTGCTGGTAAAGAGTCCAAGAGAAATATCAGAGCATCTAAAGTTACAAAAAACTTAGCAAGCAAGATTGTGGAAACAGAAACCCTCTTGGAAGCTGATGCTAACTTGAAAACAGATAGTGCCCATATTGGAAGAGAAACTCTGGAGAGTGTAGAAAATGATTCATGTGCAAGATGCAGTTCACGTCATGGGTCTGATTCCTGTGCGCCTGATAGTCTTCAATCTCAGCATGGAATACAACCTGGTGTGAACAAGATGATTTGTAATTTCCCCAGTCCAAGAGAACTAGCAAATCTTGATGAAAGTTTTCTGGCCAAGCGCTGCAATCTTGGCTACCGAGCAATTCGAATCATAAAACTTGCTCAGAGTATTGTAGAAGGGAGGATTCCGCTAAGAGAAGTTGAAGAAGATTGTGCTAATGGAGCAAGCTCTTCTTGCTATAACAAGTTGGCTGATCAGTTTAGACAGATAGATGGATTTGGTCCTTTCACATGCGCAAATGTGCTTATGTGCATGGGATTTTATCATATCATTCCAACTGATTCTGAGACAGTGAGACATCTAAAACAG GTGCATGCAAAAAAATCCACCATTCAAACAGTTCAAAGGGATGTTGAAGAGATATATGGAAAATATGCGCCATTCCAGTTCCTAGCATACTG CTGTAGGAGAATGCGACCGTCCCATGACAAGGTTGTGAGCTCGGTGAAGACAtcgtaa
- the LOC7478188 gene encoding uncharacterized protein LOC7478188 isoform X4, with amino-acid sequence MENTKTDGKEEEEEESVVFEIPLGDAAETFNLEKAVCSHGLFMMSPNHWDPLSLTFSRPLRLSLSDSDPQVSTPTTSLFVSISHPPHLPRSLSVRVYGTRCLSPKHQESLVAQVVRMLRLSETDERNAREFRKIAEAAAAEENNSWLTGFGGRVFRSPTLFEDMVKCILLCNCQWPRTLSMARALCELQCELQCKSSGVFVAQAVNATVKNKCNDTAHNFIPNTSAGKESKRNIRASKVTKNLASKIVETETLLEADANLKTDSAHIGRETLESVENDSCARCSSRHGSDSCAPDSLQSQHGIQPGVNKMICNFPSPRELANLDESFLAKRCNLGYRAIRIIKLAQSIVEGRIPLREVEEDCANGASSSCYNKLADQFRQIDGFGPFTCANVLMCMGFYHIIPTDSETVRHLKQLSIQVHAKKSTIQTVQRDVEEIYGKYAPFQFLAYCCRRMRPSHDKVVSSVKTS; translated from the exons atggaaaacacaaaaactgatggaaaagaagaagaagaagaagagagtgtAGTGTTCGAAATTCCACTAGGAGACGCAGCAGAGACATTCAACTTAGAGAAAGCAGTATGCAGCCATGGCTTATTCATGATGTCTCCCAACCATTGGGACCCTCTCTCCCTAACATTCTCTCGACCTTTGCGTCTCTCTCTATCTGATTCTGATCCTCAAGTTTCCACTCCTACTACTTCACTCTTTGTCTCCATCTCTCACCCTCCTCACCTCCCTCGCTCTCTCAGCGTCCGCGTTTATGGCACGCGTTGTCTCTCTCCAAAGCATCAAGAATCACTGGTGGCTCAGGTGGTGAGGATGCTGAGGTTGTCGGAAACAGATGAAAGGAATGCAAGAGAGTTTAGAAAGATAGCAGAGGCGGCAGCCGCGGAGGAAAATAATTCTTGGTTGACAGGTTTTGGTGGGAGAGTGTTTAGGTCTCCCACTTTGTTCGAGGATATGGTCAAGTGCATTCTTCTTTGTAATTGCCA ATGGCCGAGGACTTTGAGCATGGCTAGAGCACTTTGTGAGTTACAGTGTGAACTGCAGTGTAAATCATCTGGTGTGTTTGTTGCTCAAGCTGTGAATGCGACTGTCAAGAATAAATGTAATGACACTGCTCATAATTTTATTCCGAACACGTCTGCTGGTAAAGAGTCCAAGAGAAATATCAGAGCATCTAAAGTTACAAAAAACTTAGCAAGCAAGATTGTGGAAACAGAAACCCTCTTGGAAGCTGATGCTAACTTGAAAACAGATAGTGCCCATATTGGAAGAGAAACTCTGGAGAGTGTAGAAAATGATTCATGTGCAAGATGCAGTTCACGTCATGGGTCTGATTCCTGTGCGCCTGATAGTCTTCAATCTCAGCATGGAATACAACCTGGTGTGAACAAGATGATTTGTAATTTCCCCAGTCCAAGAGAACTAGCAAATCTTGATGAAAGTTTTCTGGCCAAGCGCTGCAATCTTGGCTACCGAGCAATTCGAATCATAAAACTTGCTCAGAGTATTGTAGAAGGGAGGATTCCGCTAAGAGAAGTTGAAGAAGATTGTGCTAATGGAGCAAGCTCTTCTTGCTATAACAAGTTGGCTGATCAGTTTAGACAGATAGATGGATTTGGTCCTTTCACATGCGCAAATGTGCTTATGTGCATGGGATTTTATCATATCATTCCAACTGATTCTGAGACAGTGAGACATCTAAAACAG CTGTCAATACAGGTGCATGCAAAAAAATCCACCATTCAAACAGTTCAAAGGGATGTTGAAGAGATATATGGAAAATATGCGCCATTCCAGTTCCTAGCATACTG CTGTAGGAGAATGCGACCGTCCCATGACAAGGTTGTGAGCTCGGTGAAGACAtcgtaa
- the LOC7478188 gene encoding uncharacterized protein LOC7478188 isoform X1 encodes MENTKTDGKEEEEEESVVFEIPLGDAAETFNLEKAVCSHGLFMMSPNHWDPLSLTFSRPLRLSLSDSDPQVSTPTTSLFVSISHPPHLPRSLSVRVYGTRCLSPKHQESLVAQVVRMLRLSETDERNAREFRKIAEAAAAEENNSWLTGFGGRVFRSPTLFEDMVKCILLCNCQWPRTLSMARALCELQCELQCKSSGVFVAQAVNATVKNKCNDTAHNFIPNTSAGKESKRNIRASKVTKNLASKIVETETLLEADANLKTDSAHIGRETLESVENDSCARCSSRHGSDSCAPDSLQSQHGIQPGVNKMICNFPSPRELANLDESFLAKRCNLGYRAIRIIKLAQSIVEGRIPLREVEEDCANGASSSCYNKLADQFRQIDGFGPFTCANVLMCMGFYHIIPTDSETVRHLKQLSIQVHAKKSTIQTVQRDVEEIYGKYAPFQFLAYWAELWHFYEKRFGKLSEIPTSDYKLITASNMRSKGGQKNKRTKRC; translated from the exons atggaaaacacaaaaactgatggaaaagaagaagaagaagaagagagtgtAGTGTTCGAAATTCCACTAGGAGACGCAGCAGAGACATTCAACTTAGAGAAAGCAGTATGCAGCCATGGCTTATTCATGATGTCTCCCAACCATTGGGACCCTCTCTCCCTAACATTCTCTCGACCTTTGCGTCTCTCTCTATCTGATTCTGATCCTCAAGTTTCCACTCCTACTACTTCACTCTTTGTCTCCATCTCTCACCCTCCTCACCTCCCTCGCTCTCTCAGCGTCCGCGTTTATGGCACGCGTTGTCTCTCTCCAAAGCATCAAGAATCACTGGTGGCTCAGGTGGTGAGGATGCTGAGGTTGTCGGAAACAGATGAAAGGAATGCAAGAGAGTTTAGAAAGATAGCAGAGGCGGCAGCCGCGGAGGAAAATAATTCTTGGTTGACAGGTTTTGGTGGGAGAGTGTTTAGGTCTCCCACTTTGTTCGAGGATATGGTCAAGTGCATTCTTCTTTGTAATTGCCA ATGGCCGAGGACTTTGAGCATGGCTAGAGCACTTTGTGAGTTACAGTGTGAACTGCAGTGTAAATCATCTGGTGTGTTTGTTGCTCAAGCTGTGAATGCGACTGTCAAGAATAAATGTAATGACACTGCTCATAATTTTATTCCGAACACGTCTGCTGGTAAAGAGTCCAAGAGAAATATCAGAGCATCTAAAGTTACAAAAAACTTAGCAAGCAAGATTGTGGAAACAGAAACCCTCTTGGAAGCTGATGCTAACTTGAAAACAGATAGTGCCCATATTGGAAGAGAAACTCTGGAGAGTGTAGAAAATGATTCATGTGCAAGATGCAGTTCACGTCATGGGTCTGATTCCTGTGCGCCTGATAGTCTTCAATCTCAGCATGGAATACAACCTGGTGTGAACAAGATGATTTGTAATTTCCCCAGTCCAAGAGAACTAGCAAATCTTGATGAAAGTTTTCTGGCCAAGCGCTGCAATCTTGGCTACCGAGCAATTCGAATCATAAAACTTGCTCAGAGTATTGTAGAAGGGAGGATTCCGCTAAGAGAAGTTGAAGAAGATTGTGCTAATGGAGCAAGCTCTTCTTGCTATAACAAGTTGGCTGATCAGTTTAGACAGATAGATGGATTTGGTCCTTTCACATGCGCAAATGTGCTTATGTGCATGGGATTTTATCATATCATTCCAACTGATTCTGAGACAGTGAGACATCTAAAACAG CTGTCAATACAGGTGCATGCAAAAAAATCCACCATTCAAACAGTTCAAAGGGATGTTGAAGAGATATATGGAAAATATGCGCCATTCCAGTTCCTAGCATACTG GGCTGAGTTATGGCACTTCTATGAGAAAAGATTTGGGAAGCTAAGTGAAATACCAACATCTGATTATAAACTTATTACTGCCAGCAATATGAGAAGTAAAGGTGGTCAGAAAAATAAGAGGACTAAAAGATGCTAA
- the LOC7478188 gene encoding uncharacterized protein LOC7478188 isoform X3: MENTKTDGKEEEEEESVVFEIPLGDAAETFNLEKAVCSHGLFMMSPNHWDPLSLTFSRPLRLSLSDSDPQVSTPTTSLFVSISHPPHLPRSLSVRVYGTRCLSPKHQESLVAQVVRMLRLSETDERNAREFRKIAEAAAAEENNSWLTGFGGRVFRSPTLFEDMVKCILLCNCQWPRTLSMARALCELQCELQCKSSGVFVAQAVNATVKNKCNDTAHNFIPNTSAGKESKRNIRASKVTKNLASKIVETETLLEADANLKTDSAHIGRETLESVENDSCARCSSRHGSDSCAPDSLQSQHGIQPGVNKMICNFPSPRELANLDESFLAKRCNLGYRAIRIIKLAQSIVEGRIPLREVEEDCANGASSSCYNKLADQFRQIDGFGPFTCANVLMCMGFYHIIPTDSETVRHLKQLSIQVHAKKSTIQTVQRDVEEIYGKYAPFQFLAYWILSNEKLRTCDVPKETSFLIRWPTIYT; the protein is encoded by the exons atggaaaacacaaaaactgatggaaaagaagaagaagaagaagagagtgtAGTGTTCGAAATTCCACTAGGAGACGCAGCAGAGACATTCAACTTAGAGAAAGCAGTATGCAGCCATGGCTTATTCATGATGTCTCCCAACCATTGGGACCCTCTCTCCCTAACATTCTCTCGACCTTTGCGTCTCTCTCTATCTGATTCTGATCCTCAAGTTTCCACTCCTACTACTTCACTCTTTGTCTCCATCTCTCACCCTCCTCACCTCCCTCGCTCTCTCAGCGTCCGCGTTTATGGCACGCGTTGTCTCTCTCCAAAGCATCAAGAATCACTGGTGGCTCAGGTGGTGAGGATGCTGAGGTTGTCGGAAACAGATGAAAGGAATGCAAGAGAGTTTAGAAAGATAGCAGAGGCGGCAGCCGCGGAGGAAAATAATTCTTGGTTGACAGGTTTTGGTGGGAGAGTGTTTAGGTCTCCCACTTTGTTCGAGGATATGGTCAAGTGCATTCTTCTTTGTAATTGCCA ATGGCCGAGGACTTTGAGCATGGCTAGAGCACTTTGTGAGTTACAGTGTGAACTGCAGTGTAAATCATCTGGTGTGTTTGTTGCTCAAGCTGTGAATGCGACTGTCAAGAATAAATGTAATGACACTGCTCATAATTTTATTCCGAACACGTCTGCTGGTAAAGAGTCCAAGAGAAATATCAGAGCATCTAAAGTTACAAAAAACTTAGCAAGCAAGATTGTGGAAACAGAAACCCTCTTGGAAGCTGATGCTAACTTGAAAACAGATAGTGCCCATATTGGAAGAGAAACTCTGGAGAGTGTAGAAAATGATTCATGTGCAAGATGCAGTTCACGTCATGGGTCTGATTCCTGTGCGCCTGATAGTCTTCAATCTCAGCATGGAATACAACCTGGTGTGAACAAGATGATTTGTAATTTCCCCAGTCCAAGAGAACTAGCAAATCTTGATGAAAGTTTTCTGGCCAAGCGCTGCAATCTTGGCTACCGAGCAATTCGAATCATAAAACTTGCTCAGAGTATTGTAGAAGGGAGGATTCCGCTAAGAGAAGTTGAAGAAGATTGTGCTAATGGAGCAAGCTCTTCTTGCTATAACAAGTTGGCTGATCAGTTTAGACAGATAGATGGATTTGGTCCTTTCACATGCGCAAATGTGCTTATGTGCATGGGATTTTATCATATCATTCCAACTGATTCTGAGACAGTGAGACATCTAAAACAG CTGTCAATACAGGTGCATGCAAAAAAATCCACCATTCAAACAGTTCAAAGGGATGTTGAAGAGATATATGGAAAATATGCGCCATTCCAGTTCCTAGCATACTG GATATTATCGAATGAGAAGCTGAGAACCTGCGACGTTCCCAAAGAAACTTCGTTTCTAATTAGATGGCCAACCATCTACACATGA
- the LOC7478187 gene encoding LOW QUALITY PROTEIN: pectin acetylesterase 11 (The sequence of the model RefSeq protein was modified relative to this genomic sequence to represent the inferred CDS: inserted 1 base in 1 codon), producing MDGSSLGKWLCLIVYILTLLKTEGASIPMTIVQAAVARGAVCLDGSPPGYHFEKGSGSGINNWLVHMEGGGWCESVESCVSRRDTYKGSSLKMEKTMGFSGILGSKQAANPDFYNWNRIKIRYCDGSSFTGDVEAVDPKTKLYFRGERIWQAVIDDLLAKGMRNARNAILSGCSAGGLAAILHCDKFQSLLPASARVKCVSDAGYFIHGTDISGGSRIESFFGQVVKTHGSAKHLPASCTSKTRPELCFFPQYVAQAMRTPLFIINSAYDSWQIKNILAPTAVDSKKEWKNCKLDLKKCSATQLQTVQNYRTQFLKAVNIGLGSSSSRGLWINSCYAHCQSGSVSTWLADKSPVVGNVKIGKAVGDWFYDRSAFEXIDCAYPCNPTCVSIDSES from the exons ATGGATGGTTCAAGTTTAGGCAAGTGGCTGTGTCTTATTGTTTACATACTGACATTGCTCAAGACAGAAGGAGCTAGCATTCCCATGACTATTGTCCAGGCTGCTGTTGCTAGAGGAGCTG TTTGCTTAGATGGGAGTCCACCAGGATACCACTTTGAGAAAGGATCTGGTTCTGGGATTAACAATTGGTTGGTTCACATGGAG GGAGGAGGATGGTGTGAGAGTGTTGAGTCTTGTGTTTCTCGTAGGGACACTTACAAGGGTTCATCATTGAAAATGGAGAAGACAATGGGGTTCTCTGGCATACTAGGCAGCAAGCAAGCAGCTAATCCTG ATTTTTATAACTGGAATAGAATCAAGATCAGATACTGTGATGGTTCATCATTTACTGGTGATGTGGAAGCTGTTGATCCG AAAACTAAGCTTTACTTCAGGGGAGAAAGGATTTGGCAGGCTGTCATTGATGATCTATTGGCGAAAGGAATGAGAAATGCTCGAAAT GCTATTCTTTCTGGATGCTCTGCTGGTGGATTGGCTGCTATTTTGCATTGTGATAAATTCCAGTCTCTCCTGCCTGCAAGTGCTAGGGTAAAATGTGTTTCTGATGCTGGTTATTTTATCCATGG AACGGACATCTCTGGAGGGTCTCGAATTGAATCCTTCTTCGGTCAAGTTGTTAAAACCCAT GGATCAGCAAAGCATTTGCCTGCATCATGCACTTCAAAAACGAGACCAGAATTG TGTTTCTTCCCACAATATGTGGCACAGGCCATGCGAACGCCACTTTTTATAATCAACTCAGCCTATGATTCCTGGCAG ATAAAGAACATCCTTGCACCAACCGCTGTTGATTCCAAAAAAGAATGGAAGAACTGCAAGCTTGACTTGAAAAAGTGCTCGGCTACTCAACTCCAAACTGTGCAGA attataGGACACAATTCCTAAAAGCAGTGAATATTGGACTCGGCAGCTCTTCATCGAGAGGATTGTGGATAAATTCTTGCTACGCTCACTGCCAATCTGGGTCGGTATCTACGTGGTTAGCCGACAAATCCCCCGTGGTGGGCAATGTG AAAATCGGAAAGGCAGTTGGAGATTGGTTCTATGACCGAAGTGCCTTCG AAATCGATTGCGCTTACCCTTGCAACCCTACTTGCGTCAGTATTGATTCCGAATCATGA